Proteins from a genomic interval of Sphingobacterium sp. SYP-B4668:
- the rfbD gene encoding dTDP-4-dehydrorhamnose reductase, with amino-acid sequence MYTDSQVQKILITGANGQVGSELKAIYEHRTDVETFFLDRKQLPLDQTLIIQDILAMYQPDVIIHAAAYTAVDKAEGEAELANVVNHLATEEIAQYCRIHEAKLIAISTDYVFEGSSACPLPEDAAVNPINVYGQTKLNGELAIQKWVPDAIIIRTSWVYSTYGHNFVKTMLRLMAEREEISVVADQIGTPTYAYDLAKAIVAIIDSEIWQAGVYHYSNEGEISWYDFAIAIREISKLSCTIHPIPTSAYPTPAKRPRFSLLDKSKIKSTFGVEVPFWRDSLEKMLASSDGLEIGS; translated from the coding sequence ATGTATACAGATTCACAGGTTCAGAAAATATTAATTACTGGTGCAAACGGTCAAGTAGGCTCTGAATTAAAAGCCATTTATGAGCATCGGACGGATGTCGAGACGTTTTTTCTGGATCGTAAACAATTGCCCTTGGATCAAACGTTGATTATCCAAGATATCTTGGCGATGTACCAACCCGATGTCATTATCCATGCTGCAGCCTATACAGCTGTGGATAAAGCGGAAGGGGAAGCCGAATTAGCCAATGTGGTCAATCATTTGGCCACCGAAGAGATTGCTCAATACTGCCGTATCCATGAGGCTAAGTTGATAGCGATATCTACGGATTATGTATTTGAAGGCAGCTCTGCTTGTCCTTTGCCAGAAGATGCTGCCGTGAATCCTATAAATGTATATGGTCAGACCAAGTTGAATGGTGAGCTCGCCATTCAGAAATGGGTGCCAGATGCCATTATTATCCGTACCTCGTGGGTATATTCGACCTATGGGCACAATTTTGTGAAGACCATGCTGCGGTTGATGGCTGAGCGCGAGGAGATTTCTGTCGTTGCCGATCAAATAGGTACGCCTACTTATGCCTATGATTTAGCAAAAGCCATTGTAGCCATTATCGACTCCGAGATATGGCAAGCGGGTGTCTACCACTATTCCAACGAAGGCGAGATTTCCTGGTATGACTTTGCTATTGCTATCCGAGAGATAAGCAAACTATCCTGTACTATCCATCCTATTCCGACATCGGCCTACCCCACACCAGCAAAACGCCCTCGATTCTCCCTGCTAGACAAATCAAAAATAAAAAGTACTTTTGGAGTAGAAGTACCTTTTTGGCGAGATAGTTTGGAGAAGATGCTTGCATCAAGTGACGGGTTAGAGATTGGGAGTTAG
- the rfbA gene encoding glucose-1-phosphate thymidylyltransferase RfbA: protein MKGIILAGGSGTRLHPLTLAVSKQLMPVYDKPMIYYPLSTLMLAGIREILIISTPHDLPHFRRLLGDGSHIGCRFEYVEQPKPEGLAQAFVLGADFIGQDKVALILGDNIFYGSGMSKMLQGSTQVDGGLIFAYSVTDPERYGVVEFDTARQVLSIEEKPTQPKSTYAVPGLYFYDNEVVRIAQGIKPSARGELEITDVNLEYLKRGKLKVNVFDRGTAWLDTGTIQSLMQAAQFVQVIEERQGMKIGAIEEVAYRMGYIDSQQLLKIAEPLVKSGYGDYLRRVVGG, encoded by the coding sequence ATGAAAGGAATTATACTAGCCGGAGGGTCCGGCACCCGTTTGCATCCGTTGACATTGGCTGTTTCCAAGCAGCTGATGCCTGTGTATGATAAGCCCATGATTTATTATCCGCTGTCGACGTTGATGTTGGCGGGTATTCGGGAAATCTTGATTATTTCCACCCCGCATGACTTACCGCATTTTCGCCGTTTGCTGGGTGATGGTTCGCACATCGGATGTCGCTTCGAGTATGTTGAACAGCCGAAGCCCGAAGGCTTGGCGCAAGCATTTGTACTTGGCGCAGATTTCATTGGCCAAGATAAGGTCGCATTGATTTTGGGTGATAACATCTTTTACGGTTCGGGCATGTCCAAGATGCTACAAGGTAGCACTCAAGTCGATGGCGGGTTGATTTTTGCCTATTCGGTTACCGATCCTGAGCGCTATGGGGTGGTCGAGTTTGATACGGCTCGACAAGTATTATCTATTGAGGAGAAGCCCACACAGCCCAAGTCTACCTATGCCGTGCCCGGCTTGTACTTTTACGACAATGAGGTCGTGCGTATTGCGCAGGGTATCAAACCCTCTGCTCGGGGGGAATTGGAAATTACCGACGTCAATCTGGAGTATCTCAAGCGAGGTAAGCTCAAAGTCAATGTATTTGATAGGGGCACAGCGTGGTTAGATACCGGTACTATACAATCCTTGATGCAGGCCGCCCAGTTTGTGCAAGTGATCGAGGAGCGTCAAGGCATGAAGATTGGCGCTATCGAAGAGGTAGCCTATCGTATGGGATACATTGATAGCCAGCAGCTGCTGAAGATTGCCGAGCCTTTGGTCAAATCCGGCTATGGTGATTATCTCCGTCGGGTCGTGGGAGGCTAG
- a CDS encoding STAS-like domain-containing protein, translating to MTTAADIKLKDLFNKSLDTRESVNFLMNHIEKELDKEDCYDIILDFTGIEFMSRSFADELHKQINSDTFKRSFTFENMPVGMIELLKIIEKTQTSRTKRELKSSVFVVKDISIIKDYTFSW from the coding sequence ATGACAACCGCGGCAGATATTAAGTTAAAAGATTTATTTAATAAATCCTTAGACACAAGAGAATCTGTGAATTTCCTGATGAATCATATCGAGAAAGAGTTGGATAAGGAAGACTGCTATGATATTATATTAGACTTCACAGGCATAGAATTTATGTCGCGATCATTCGCTGACGAATTGCATAAACAAATCAACTCGGATACTTTCAAAAGGTCATTCACTTTTGAGAATATGCCAGTGGGCATGATTGAATTATTAAAAATTATAGAAAAGACCCAAACTTCAAGAACGAAAAGAGAACTAAAATCCTCCGTATTTGTAGTAAAGGACATATCCATAATCAAGGATTATACCTTTTCTTGGTAA
- a CDS encoding SDR family oxidoreductase, producing the protein MNFTNKNVVITGGSTGIGFATAKAFINAGANVWITGRNDLNLQKAASEINSPNLKTIVSDTSNLAGISVLEKAIAEAGNKLDVLYLNAGIAAFAPIEHATEEDFDAQFNTNVKGAYFTLQKLIPHLNNGSSVVFTSSTVATARSIGTSVYSATKSAINKIAQTAANELAERKIRVNIVSPGPTSTPGLDGVASAEVKDYLAASTALQRLGSPDEIANSVLFLSSDAASFITGIELLVDGGAINNLLK; encoded by the coding sequence ATGAATTTTACGAATAAAAATGTAGTAATTACTGGTGGAAGTACCGGTATCGGATTTGCAACTGCCAAAGCCTTTATTAATGCAGGCGCAAACGTATGGATTACAGGCAGAAATGATCTAAATCTTCAAAAAGCTGCTTCAGAAATTAACAGCCCCAACTTGAAAACAATAGTTTCTGACACGTCAAATCTGGCAGGAATTTCGGTTTTGGAGAAAGCTATTGCTGAAGCAGGTAATAAATTGGATGTTCTGTATTTAAATGCAGGGATAGCAGCATTCGCACCCATCGAACATGCAACTGAAGAAGATTTTGATGCTCAATTTAACACCAATGTAAAGGGTGCTTATTTCACCTTGCAAAAACTAATTCCCCACCTGAATAATGGATCTTCGGTGGTATTCACCTCATCAACCGTGGCCACAGCTCGTTCTATAGGTACTAGCGTATATTCGGCCACTAAAAGTGCAATAAACAAAATAGCACAAACTGCAGCGAATGAGTTGGCAGAAAGAAAAATCAGGGTTAATATTGTCAGCCCTGGACCGACCAGTACACCAGGATTAGATGGCGTAGCATCTGCTGAAGTAAAGGATTATTTAGCTGCTTCGACTGCCTTACAAAGATTAGGAAGTCCCGATGAAATAGCGAATTCGGTATTATTTTTATCTTCAGACGCCGCTAGTTTCATTACTGGAATAGAATTATTAGTTGATGGTGGCGCGATTAACAATTTGTTGAAATAG
- a CDS encoding winged helix-turn-helix transcriptional regulator — MECKENNFANIHKKEMRAVQDSMDVLNGKWKIAVISSICYYENRRFSDILKDVGGISNRMLSKELKELEINKLVKRTVIGTQPVIVQYTLTDHGLTLRTIINSLTEWGVAHRKKIIDK; from the coding sequence ATGGAGTGCAAAGAAAACAATTTCGCAAACATCCATAAAAAGGAAATGAGAGCCGTACAAGACTCTATGGATGTATTAAATGGTAAATGGAAAATAGCAGTCATTTCTTCAATCTGCTATTATGAAAATAGAAGATTTTCAGATATCTTGAAAGATGTTGGAGGAATTTCCAACAGAATGTTAAGCAAAGAGTTAAAGGAGTTAGAAATTAACAAGTTGGTTAAACGAACAGTGATAGGTACACAACCTGTTATAGTGCAGTACACCCTTACCGACCATGGATTAACGCTAAGAACCATCATCAACAGTCTAACGGAATGGGGAGTAGCACACCGGAAAAAAATAATTGATAAGTAA
- a CDS encoding winged helix-turn-helix transcriptional regulator, which translates to MSKIKETSTNFENKKVLAAECSEAYAANIIGGQWSLVICSWLLSGKMRFGALKKVIPNITERMLTLQLRKLEENKILTRTVYAEVPQRVEYELTEIGYELNSIIRNLEKWGNKHKMLK; encoded by the coding sequence ATGAGTAAAATAAAAGAAACGTCTACAAACTTCGAAAACAAGAAAGTCTTAGCAGCTGAATGTTCAGAAGCTTATGCAGCCAATATTATCGGAGGACAATGGTCTTTAGTAATTTGCTCATGGCTGTTGAGTGGGAAAATGCGTTTTGGAGCATTAAAAAAAGTAATTCCTAACATCACAGAAAGAATGCTGACTTTGCAATTACGCAAATTAGAAGAAAATAAAATTCTTACTCGAACTGTTTACGCTGAAGTTCCCCAGCGAGTAGAATATGAATTGACCGAGATTGGGTATGAATTAAACTCTATCATCCGAAACTTAGAAAAATGGGGAAACAAACATAAAATGTTAAAATAG
- a CDS encoding nuclear transport factor 2 family protein, producing MENKEILEIANLAVAKGDYEGFLDFFTEDTIWNFVGDRVLEGKEQVHQYMKEVYLVPPKFTVERVIEQGDFVTVLGQISLKNTLGLYVHFDYCDNWRFENGKIAELKAFVIQKKA from the coding sequence ATGGAAAATAAGGAAATTCTAGAAATTGCTAACTTAGCTGTAGCAAAAGGAGATTATGAAGGGTTTTTAGATTTTTTTACAGAAGACACGATATGGAATTTTGTAGGAGATCGAGTTTTAGAAGGTAAAGAACAAGTACACCAATATATGAAAGAAGTATATTTGGTACCGCCAAAATTTACTGTTGAGCGTGTTATTGAACAAGGGGATTTCGTAACAGTCTTGGGACAAATTAGCCTTAAAAATACGCTTGGACTTTATGTTCACTTTGATTATTGCGATAATTGGAGGTTCGAAAATGGTAAGATTGCTGAACTAAAAGCTTTTGTTATTCAAAAAAAAGCCTGA
- a CDS encoding RidA family protein — translation MEKREFSPWKWQDERSYAQSVEVKNHTSTLYCSGQAAIDSSGISSNEDMESQLRLAIANLDEVITHAGYEKQGIVRLTVYTTSNEELWPLWPILQDWIAKHNIKTALTLLQVTKLYETLKVELEATVVK, via the coding sequence ATGGAAAAAAGAGAATTTAGTCCTTGGAAATGGCAGGACGAACGTAGTTACGCTCAATCGGTTGAAGTCAAAAATCACACAAGCACATTGTACTGCTCAGGTCAAGCAGCAATTGATTCAAGTGGTATCTCTAGCAACGAAGACATGGAATCGCAACTTAGATTAGCGATTGCTAACCTAGATGAGGTAATTACACACGCTGGATATGAAAAACAGGGTATCGTGAGGCTAACTGTTTACACCACATCCAATGAAGAGCTTTGGCCACTTTGGCCTATCCTTCAAGATTGGATAGCTAAACATAATATTAAAACAGCATTAACATTGTTGCAAGTCACCAAATTGTACGAAACGCTAAAAGTGGAATTAGAAGCAACAGTTGTCAAATAA
- a CDS encoding Crp/Fnr family transcriptional regulator, translating to MSKTLRTHIEKIVNLTDQEFDFINSLFAQKSYKKGQYIFQEGDNFAKHYFIGKGLLKLVFMDNDMYEHIVGFAMEDWWESDFEAFYTQQKTTMSLICLENTDVSYITYENYIKLCNELPKMERFFLEKAYYGFIAAQKRILFTLTSNTKERYQQLLKRYPTLVQRVPKSQLAAYLGVSRETLSRLAL from the coding sequence ATGTCTAAGACTTTAAGAACTCACATTGAAAAAATAGTCAACCTTACGGATCAAGAATTTGATTTTATAAATTCGCTATTCGCTCAAAAATCTTATAAAAAAGGTCAATATATTTTTCAAGAAGGAGATAACTTTGCGAAACATTATTTTATAGGTAAAGGATTGTTGAAGCTAGTGTTTATGGATAATGACATGTATGAACATATTGTCGGCTTTGCAATGGAAGATTGGTGGGAAAGTGATTTTGAAGCGTTTTATACGCAACAGAAAACGACCATGTCTCTAATATGTCTAGAAAATACGGATGTCTCATATATTACTTATGAAAACTATATCAAGCTATGCAATGAATTGCCAAAAATGGAACGATTTTTTCTCGAAAAAGCATACTATGGATTCATTGCAGCGCAAAAACGTATTCTTTTCACCCTTACTTCTAATACAAAAGAGCGATATCAGCAACTTCTTAAAAGATATCCCACTTTGGTGCAGCGCGTACCAAAGTCACAACTCGCTGCTTACTTGGGAGTTTCAAGAGAAACTTTAAGCAGATTAGCGTTATAA
- a CDS encoding LysR family transcriptional regulator, producing the protein MNTNDLKLFEAAAYHGNFTRAAETMHTVQSNVTSRIKNLEEEFGATLFSRTSRKVELTSAGKIVLQCCKQINNLLEDTKLAIGKNKEVKGQIKIGFIETTMAIKGPMLVAQMADKFPLIDIDFTSAMKDRLIDDVLSYKLDAAFIPAPIYDEELEQLQIADESIVVVTPMSVKSLNKLLEQPQIKAIVFDQGCFFRARMENWLVSKTITNYHKTVMNSVEGVVNFIESGIGFSFLPKEIISTFYKDRKLKTFSLPKEIGAMKTVLIYRKESLSSPVLRAFNSLFQ; encoded by the coding sequence ATGAATACCAATGATTTAAAATTATTTGAAGCAGCAGCTTACCATGGGAACTTCACTAGAGCTGCAGAAACTATGCACACCGTACAATCAAATGTCACTTCAAGGATAAAAAACTTGGAAGAAGAATTCGGCGCGACCTTATTTTCGCGAACTTCTCGAAAAGTAGAACTTACTTCAGCAGGAAAAATAGTATTGCAATGTTGTAAGCAAATTAACAACTTACTTGAAGACACCAAACTCGCTATAGGAAAAAATAAAGAGGTCAAAGGTCAGATCAAAATTGGTTTTATCGAAACAACGATGGCTATTAAAGGTCCGATGCTTGTTGCTCAGATGGCTGATAAATTTCCGCTGATAGACATTGACTTTACATCTGCCATGAAAGACAGACTAATTGATGATGTCCTCAGTTACAAACTAGACGCAGCCTTTATCCCAGCCCCCATTTATGACGAGGAATTGGAACAACTACAAATTGCTGACGAAAGCATAGTGGTTGTCACTCCGATGAGCGTCAAAAGCCTGAATAAATTATTAGAACAACCACAAATCAAAGCAATTGTATTTGACCAAGGTTGCTTTTTTAGAGCGCGTATGGAAAATTGGCTGGTAAGTAAAACTATAACTAATTACCATAAAACCGTAATGAATTCTGTGGAGGGGGTAGTAAATTTTATTGAATCAGGTATAGGCTTTAGTTTTTTACCAAAAGAAATTATATCAACCTTCTACAAAGATAGAAAGCTAAAAACATTTTCTCTTCCTAAAGAGATTGGAGCTATGAAAACGGTATTAATCTACAGAAAAGAAAGTTTATCGTCACCAGTGCTTAGGGCTTTTAATAGTTTATTTCAATGA
- a CDS encoding alpha/beta fold hydrolase, with the protein MKTTINKILGVLTFIVLTLTSNLYSMAQSQNILGNQPENASKAIYYRNVNAGGHKIFYRESGPVGAPIVLLLHGYPTSSHMFRNLIPILNQQYHIIAPDLLGFGYSDSPDRGQFDYTFDNLTHVMQAFIDELGLKRFAVYVFDYGAPTGYRLMLANPEKVTGFISQNGNAYTEGLGAAWDAVKKYWDSDSKDDRDALRGFVKEQELKFQYYTGVTDPELIAPETLTLDQYFLDRPDSDEKQLDLLRDYKNNVSLYPAFQAYFRDYQPQALIVWGNKDPYFLPAGAEAYRKDIPNATVKFYDTGHFALETHVRDIGNDILNFMSTLPK; encoded by the coding sequence ATGAAAACAACAATAAATAAAATCTTAGGTGTCTTAACGTTTATTGTATTGACCTTAACTTCAAACTTATATAGCATGGCACAATCACAAAACATTTTAGGGAATCAACCGGAAAATGCCTCAAAGGCAATTTATTACCGCAATGTAAATGCGGGTGGGCACAAAATTTTTTATCGAGAATCAGGTCCTGTAGGGGCTCCTATTGTTTTACTTCTGCATGGGTATCCTACTTCTTCACATATGTTTCGTAATCTTATTCCAATATTAAACCAACAGTATCATATAATAGCACCTGATCTTCTAGGATTTGGTTATTCAGACTCTCCCGATAGAGGCCAATTTGATTACACTTTTGATAACCTTACACATGTGATGCAGGCTTTTATCGATGAGCTTGGGCTTAAACGGTTTGCTGTATATGTGTTTGATTATGGTGCGCCTACTGGATACCGTCTAATGTTGGCAAATCCTGAAAAAGTAACTGGATTCATATCACAGAATGGTAATGCATATACAGAAGGACTAGGTGCGGCTTGGGATGCTGTTAAAAAGTATTGGGATAGCGATTCGAAGGACGATAGAGATGCATTGAGGGGATTTGTTAAAGAGCAAGAGCTCAAATTTCAATACTATACAGGTGTTACTGATCCTGAATTAATAGCGCCAGAAACGCTTACGCTTGACCAATATTTTCTTGATCGGCCAGATTCAGACGAAAAGCAACTTGACTTGCTTAGGGACTACAAGAATAATGTATCACTTTACCCTGCTTTCCAAGCGTATTTTAGGGATTATCAGCCACAGGCTCTTATTGTATGGGGGAATAAGGATCCTTATTTTTTACCTGCAGGAGCTGAAGCTTATAGAAAAGATATTCCTAATGCGACGGTAAAGTTTTACGACACAGGACATTTTGCGCTTGAAACTCATGTACGTGATATTGGAAATGATATATTAAACTTTATGTCAACTTTGCCCAAGTAG
- a CDS encoding Crp/Fnr family transcriptional regulator has protein sequence MHPLYVYINKHVSSSLSEEEFEWILDHFHFKRLKKRQFILEDQQVCKYMAFILKGSMCKYYINDKGTEHIVNLYIENWWASDRESFVMSTPSPYYVEAYEDCEVLLISRANLLKLCNESSIFQELIFILDERNAIAMQKRIISSINFSAADRYEDFINRHPYFVQRFPQHIIASYLGVTKDTISRVRKMSVKR, from the coding sequence ATGCATCCACTATATGTCTACATTAACAAACATGTTTCTTCATCACTTTCTGAAGAAGAATTCGAGTGGATTTTGGATCATTTTCATTTTAAAAGACTAAAGAAAAGACAATTTATACTGGAGGATCAACAAGTTTGTAAATACATGGCGTTTATCCTTAAAGGCTCTATGTGCAAATATTATATAAATGACAAGGGTACGGAGCATATTGTAAACTTATACATTGAAAATTGGTGGGCAAGCGATCGTGAAAGTTTTGTAATGTCTACACCAAGTCCTTATTATGTAGAAGCTTATGAGGATTGCGAAGTCCTGCTTATATCAAGAGCAAATTTATTGAAACTCTGCAACGAGTCTTCAATTTTTCAGGAATTGATATTCATATTGGATGAAAGAAATGCGATCGCCATGCAGAAGCGAATAATTTCATCTATCAATTTTTCAGCTGCTGATCGATATGAAGACTTTATCAATCGACATCCCTATTTCGTACAAAGATTTCCTCAACATATTATAGCTTCTTATCTTGGGGTCACAAAAGATACAATTAGCCGCGTAAGAAAAATGAGTGTAAAACGATAA
- a CDS encoding Crp/Fnr family transcriptional regulator → MNEDEKLGFINSLDFILVPKRTMLLRAGEICRFEAFIHKGCARIYYINEEGVDVTLFFVEEGGWLSDMVSFYDKKPSTFFIETLEDTEMYGFCFESKEKLLAEMPKFERIFLHLILQNLAGIQLRLVKMITDSAADQYLEFLKLYPSITLRIPQYLIASYLGVTPAFLSVIKRKLSKRKVGAHYL, encoded by the coding sequence TTGAATGAAGATGAAAAATTAGGTTTTATTAACTCATTAGATTTTATACTTGTACCCAAAAGGACGATGCTGCTTCGAGCAGGTGAAATATGTAGGTTTGAAGCTTTTATCCATAAAGGTTGTGCCCGTATATATTACATAAATGAAGAGGGAGTTGACGTCACACTATTCTTCGTCGAAGAAGGTGGTTGGTTAAGTGATATGGTCTCTTTTTATGACAAAAAGCCATCAACATTTTTTATTGAGACATTGGAAGATACTGAAATGTATGGCTTTTGTTTTGAGTCAAAGGAGAAGCTATTAGCTGAAATGCCAAAATTTGAACGCATATTTCTTCATTTAATTCTCCAGAATTTAGCCGGTATTCAGTTACGCTTGGTCAAAATGATAACAGATAGTGCGGCTGACCAATATTTGGAGTTTTTAAAATTATACCCTTCGATTACATTGCGAATACCTCAATATTTAATTGCTTCCTATCTTGGCGTAACTCCTGCATTCCTAAGTGTCATAAAGAGAAAATTATCAAAAAGAAAAGTTGGAGCGCATTATTTATAG
- a CDS encoding Crp/Fnr family transcriptional regulator, whose protein sequence is MHPLFHYINKHSSTQISKEDFDIVFNHFVPNKIRKRQYLLQKGEICEHFIFITKGAFRQYYLDEKDVERIVNLYVEDCWTVDYDSFMNFTPSLFYIDAWEDGEVLYISKKNILKLCEETPAFKELLLNLIIKSNIATQRRITSINLSAKKRYNWFVETYPFFVNRFPQHVIASYLGITKDTLSRLLKK, encoded by the coding sequence ATGCACCCACTCTTTCATTATATAAATAAACATAGCTCAACTCAGATTTCTAAAGAAGATTTTGATATCGTGTTTAATCATTTTGTTCCTAACAAAATACGTAAAAGGCAGTATTTATTACAGAAAGGTGAAATTTGCGAACATTTTATTTTTATTACCAAAGGCGCCTTTAGGCAATATTATTTAGACGAAAAAGATGTGGAGCGGATAGTTAATTTATATGTAGAAGACTGCTGGACTGTTGATTATGATAGTTTTATGAATTTTACGCCGAGTTTATTTTATATAGACGCTTGGGAAGATGGTGAGGTGTTATACATTTCAAAAAAGAATATATTAAAATTGTGTGAAGAAACTCCAGCATTCAAAGAGTTGCTTTTAAATCTTATTATCAAAAGTAATATTGCTACACAGAGAAGAATTACTTCTATTAATTTATCGGCTAAAAAGAGATACAATTGGTTTGTAGAGACCTATCCATTTTTTGTTAATCGATTTCCGCAGCACGTAATTGCTTCTTATCTGGGAATCACTAAAGATACGCTTAGCAGACTCTTGAAAAAATAA
- a CDS encoding GMC family oxidoreductase N-terminal domain-containing protein, with amino-acid sequence MSTKKENKTFDTPNHSIAYTHIIVGGESADAVIASRLSENAAFNILLIEAGRAFVEDLISRIIRQ; translated from the coding sequence ATGTCAACAAAAAAAGAAAATAAAACTTTCGATACACCAAATCATAGTATTGCATACACGCATATCATCGTTGGCGGAGAATCAGCGGATGCTGTAATTGCTAGTCGTCTAAGTGAAAATGCAGCTTTTAACATTTTGCTAATTGAAGCAGGGAGAGCATTTGTCGAGGATTTAATATCCAGAATTATTCGCCAATAG
- a CDS encoding alpha/beta fold hydrolase, translating into MNPQEQLSTDNNKQPIDVTPLFRKEYISVDQNVNLHVTDLGIGRSVVLIHGWPLSDAMYEYQYHFLAEKGYRVIGITLRGFGKSDKPYGNYNYDVYAKDIKIVLDTLDINDALLGGFSMGGAIAIHYVAKYNNNQRITRLALFGAAAPIWTKRSDYNYGFAVEDVNALISLSKVNRPQLLENFGKIFGASETSLPKGIAEWLDKVNMEASPYATTQSLIALKDTDLRQQLGQINIPTAIFHGAKDIICEFALAEQMHLGIKNSYLVKFENSGHGLFYEEVEKFNEELLVFLNKYTDKQAEIDAEQIKTVSI; encoded by the coding sequence ATGAATCCACAAGAGCAACTGTCAACTGACAACAACAAACAACCTATTGATGTCACTCCATTGTTTAGAAAAGAATATATTTCTGTAGACCAAAATGTAAACTTGCATGTCACAGACTTAGGGATTGGAAGGTCCGTGGTGCTAATCCATGGATGGCCATTGAGCGATGCGATGTACGAGTATCAGTATCATTTTTTAGCAGAAAAGGGCTACAGGGTGATAGGTATTACCCTAAGAGGCTTTGGGAAATCTGACAAACCGTATGGCAATTATAACTACGATGTATATGCTAAAGATATCAAAATAGTATTGGACACATTGGACATTAATGATGCACTATTGGGAGGATTCTCCATGGGGGGCGCTATAGCTATTCATTATGTTGCCAAATATAATAATAATCAAAGGATCACGAGGCTTGCCCTATTTGGTGCAGCAGCTCCAATCTGGACCAAAAGAAGCGATTACAACTATGGGTTTGCAGTAGAAGATGTCAATGCGTTAATTTCATTAAGCAAAGTGAATAGACCTCAGCTTTTAGAAAATTTTGGAAAAATTTTTGGCGCCAGCGAAACTTCCTTACCAAAAGGAATAGCCGAATGGTTGGACAAAGTGAATATGGAAGCATCGCCTTATGCGACTACCCAAAGTTTGATTGCGCTCAAAGATACTGATTTAAGACAGCAATTGGGACAAATTAATATTCCAACGGCCATATTTCACGGTGCCAAAGATATCATCTGCGAATTTGCGCTGGCGGAGCAAATGCATTTAGGAATTAAAAATTCTTACCTCGTAAAATTTGAAAATAGTGGTCATGGTCTCTTTTATGAAGAGGTAGAGAAATTTAACGAAGAGTTATTAGTCTTTTTGAATAAATATACTGATAAGCAGGCAGAAATAGATGCAGAGCAAATCAAAACAGTGTCGATATAA